From Providencia sp. R33, a single genomic window includes:
- a CDS encoding MarR family winged helix-turn-helix transcriptional regulator — protein sequence MDENKKNIRLWLYLLSTVKIIESELQLRMRNNFNSSLSRFDILSQLERNPEGIRMGLLSELIIVTAGNITGLATRLEKDGLIVRLPDPDDRRASIIKITQTGLDLFYEMKTQHQAWINELLAGIKSEDKEILSSLLSSTKSKVNDIVHQHPILK from the coding sequence ATGGATGAAAACAAAAAAAACATCAGGCTATGGTTATATTTATTGTCCACAGTAAAAATTATCGAATCTGAATTACAGTTACGAATGCGCAATAACTTTAATAGCTCATTATCTCGGTTTGATATTTTATCGCAATTGGAACGTAATCCCGAAGGTATCCGCATGGGGCTACTTTCTGAGCTGATTATCGTAACTGCAGGAAACATCACAGGGCTTGCAACACGCCTTGAGAAAGATGGACTAATTGTTCGCCTCCCTGACCCTGATGATCGTCGCGCGAGTATTATTAAAATAACCCAAACAGGCTTAGACTTATTTTATGAAATGAAAACTCAGCATCAAGCATGGATTAATGAATTGTTGGCGGGTATTAAATCAGAAGATAAAGAAATTTTAAGCAGTTTATTATCCAGTACCAAGTCAAAAGTGAATGATATTGTTCATCAACATCCTATTTTGAAATAA
- a CDS encoding AMP-binding protein encodes MLGSTVHIDTFTRDNLPPQTLWPTFLLVGDEYPEYINAAVELTDKMVEQGYGDKLALIGDGYQFTYKKLTELTNQIAQSLIEDYGVVPGNRILIRSANSPMMVACWLAATKAGAVVINTDPMLRSLELNKVVNKAEVCFSLCEKRLLNEIENCQKENQFLKTIIPFDGSAENVGELNQAAETKSVNFQAVLTGRDDVALLGFTSGSTGEPKATMHFHRDILAIADHYAKNTLKINSKDIILGASPLAFTFGLGGLAIFPLRFGATSILMGPLTPIQFLEYIEKYKVTICFTVPTAYKVMIDEIKDRNSLSSLRVAVSAGETLHGVLYDAWINKTQIPILDGIGCTEMLHIFISNSIDNHRRASTGRVLDGYQVKIVDNNMDEVPYGEPGWLAVKGPTGCRYLADERQKNYVRQGWNITGDIFKQDEDGFFYFSDRSDGIIVSSGYNISGTELESVLLTHQAVKECVVIGVPDEARGKIASAFIVLNDWITPEDSLVKELQDYVKSKIAPYKYPRAVKFVDELPKTSTGKLQRFKLLE; translated from the coding sequence ATGCTAGGTTCAACCGTTCATATTGATACCTTTACACGTGATAATTTACCACCACAAACCTTGTGGCCAACGTTTTTATTGGTAGGAGATGAATACCCTGAATATATCAATGCTGCGGTTGAATTAACCGATAAAATGGTTGAACAAGGGTATGGTGATAAACTCGCATTGATTGGTGATGGTTATCAATTTACCTATAAAAAACTCACTGAATTAACAAACCAGATCGCTCAAAGTTTAATTGAAGATTATGGTGTCGTGCCAGGCAACCGCATTTTGATCCGTTCTGCCAATAGCCCGATGATGGTTGCGTGTTGGCTTGCTGCGACTAAAGCTGGTGCGGTTGTTATCAATACTGACCCTATGCTGAGAAGCCTTGAGCTCAATAAAGTCGTGAATAAAGCAGAAGTTTGTTTTTCCCTGTGTGAAAAACGCTTATTGAATGAAATTGAAAATTGCCAAAAAGAGAATCAATTCCTAAAAACAATTATTCCTTTTGATGGTAGTGCAGAAAATGTCGGTGAATTAAACCAAGCCGCTGAAACAAAATCTGTGAATTTTCAGGCAGTGCTTACGGGGCGCGATGACGTCGCTTTATTAGGGTTTACCTCTGGTTCCACGGGAGAGCCTAAAGCCACAATGCATTTTCATCGCGATATCTTAGCGATAGCCGACCACTATGCAAAAAATACCCTTAAGATAAACAGCAAAGATATTATCTTGGGTGCATCGCCACTTGCCTTTACTTTCGGGTTAGGGGGCTTAGCAATTTTCCCGTTACGCTTTGGTGCAACGTCAATATTAATGGGGCCACTTACACCAATTCAGTTCTTGGAATATATTGAAAAATATAAAGTTACCATTTGCTTTACTGTTCCAACGGCATACAAAGTGATGATTGATGAAATTAAAGACCGAAATTCATTATCCTCATTAAGGGTTGCAGTTTCCGCAGGGGAAACATTGCATGGTGTGCTTTATGATGCGTGGATTAATAAAACGCAGATCCCTATTTTGGACGGAATTGGTTGCACTGAAATGCTGCATATCTTTATTTCAAACAGTATTGATAACCACCGCCGAGCTTCAACAGGGCGAGTATTAGACGGCTATCAAGTTAAGATTGTTGATAATAATATGGATGAAGTGCCTTATGGTGAACCTGGTTGGTTAGCCGTAAAAGGGCCAACGGGCTGCCGTTATTTAGCCGATGAAAGACAAAAAAACTATGTACGCCAAGGGTGGAATATTACGGGGGATATTTTCAAACAAGATGAGGATGGTTTTTTCTATTTCTCAGATAGGTCAGACGGCATTATTGTAAGCTCAGGGTACAATATTTCTGGAACCGAGTTAGAATCCGTATTATTAACCCATCAGGCGGTAAAGGAATGTGTGGTTATTGGGGTTCCTGATGAAGCGAGAGGTAAAATTGCCAGTGCATTCATTGTATTAAATGATTGGATAACACCAGAAGATAGCTTAGTTAAAGAGTTACAGGATTATGTGAAGTCTAAAATTGCACCTTATAAATACCCAAGAGCTGTAAAATTTGTCGATGAATTACCTAAAACTTCAACAGGTAAACTTCAACGCTTTAAATTACTCGAATAA
- a CDS encoding maleate cis-trans isomerase family protein — protein sequence MSLARTFRIGQIVPSSNTTMETEIPAILRAREAQFAERFTFHSSRMRMKKVTKEELAKMDSDSDRCALELSDAAVDVLGYACLVAIMSMGKGYHRVSESRLHQCTVDNGHPAPIVTSAGALVDGLHAIGAKKVSILTPYMKPLTQLVIEYIESEGIEVVDSISLEIPDNLAVGRQDPLAPVEITKRLNTNVDAIVASACVQMPSLPSVQLIENRVGLPVLSSSVATTYMMLKKLGLETRVDGFGSLLSGKY from the coding sequence ATGAGTCTGGCACGCACATTTCGGATTGGGCAGATTGTCCCGTCCTCGAACACCACCATGGAAACCGAAATTCCCGCTATTTTGCGAGCACGGGAAGCGCAGTTTGCAGAGCGTTTTACCTTTCATTCCAGTCGCATGCGGATGAAAAAGGTGACCAAAGAAGAGCTGGCGAAGATGGATTCCGACAGCGACCGTTGTGCCCTTGAGCTTTCGGATGCGGCGGTGGATGTGCTCGGTTATGCCTGCTTGGTCGCTATCATGAGCATGGGGAAAGGGTATCACCGTGTGTCTGAAAGCCGTTTACACCAATGTACCGTGGATAACGGGCACCCTGCGCCGATTGTCACCAGTGCAGGGGCATTAGTGGATGGGCTGCATGCCATAGGGGCGAAAAAAGTGTCTATTTTGACGCCGTACATGAAGCCACTAACGCAATTGGTGATTGAGTATATTGAAAGCGAAGGCATTGAAGTGGTGGATAGCATTTCGTTGGAAATCCCCGATAACTTAGCGGTTGGCAGGCAAGACCCGCTGGCGCCTGTGGAAATCACCAAGCGGCTGAACACCAATGTGGATGCGATAGTGGCATCAGCGTGTGTACAAATGCCGTCATTACCCTCGGTGCAATTGATTGAAAACCGCGTGGGCTTGCCCGTGTTGTCTTCTTCGGTGGCCACCACTTACATGATGTTGAAAAAGCTGGGTTTAGAGACACGTGTTGACGGGTTTGGGTCGTTACTAAGTGGAAAGTACTAA
- a CDS encoding carbon-nitrogen hydrolase family protein: MLNLAQFKAAAVQAAPVFLDTDATVDKVCRLIEEAADNGAKLVAFPEVFVSGYPYWSWVMNPIDGSPWFEKLCKSAIEVPGPEIQKIAHAAARHRINVVIGVNERNPHGIATLYNTLVTISDEGTLLGRHRKLVPTWAEKLTWANGDASSLKVHQTSVGPLGALACGENTNTLARFALLAQGELVHIASYIALPVAPKDYDMAEAIRLRASAHCFEGKVFTIVSCSTVSEEIIEAMSASHPEARELLARPNSAFSGIIGPDGRVVGEPLIDKEGIVYGDIDLNRCIQPRQMHDITGHYNRFDIFDLQVNRRPLSAARFYGEGQSVEELNPTESDVPFGEKKG; this comes from the coding sequence ATGTTGAACTTAGCGCAATTTAAAGCGGCGGCCGTGCAAGCGGCGCCCGTGTTTCTCGATACCGACGCCACGGTTGATAAAGTGTGCCGCCTGATAGAAGAAGCGGCAGACAACGGCGCGAAATTGGTGGCGTTCCCAGAAGTGTTTGTGTCGGGTTACCCGTATTGGAGTTGGGTGATGAACCCAATTGACGGTAGCCCGTGGTTTGAAAAGCTGTGCAAATCGGCCATAGAAGTGCCGGGGCCAGAAATCCAAAAAATCGCCCACGCGGCAGCACGTCACCGCATCAATGTGGTGATTGGGGTCAATGAGCGCAATCCACACGGTATTGCCACCTTGTATAACACCTTGGTGACCATTTCCGACGAAGGCACCCTTCTCGGGCGTCACCGCAAATTGGTGCCAACGTGGGCAGAAAAGCTGACGTGGGCCAACGGGGATGCGTCCTCGTTAAAAGTACACCAAACCAGCGTGGGGCCATTAGGTGCCTTAGCCTGTGGGGAAAACACTAACACCTTGGCGCGCTTTGCGTTACTGGCGCAAGGGGAGCTCGTGCATATTGCCAGCTACATCGCCTTGCCTGTGGCACCCAAAGATTACGATATGGCGGAAGCGATTCGTTTAAGGGCATCCGCACATTGCTTTGAAGGTAAGGTTTTCACGATTGTTTCGTGTTCGACGGTGTCGGAAGAGATTATCGAGGCAATGTCCGCGAGCCACCCTGAGGCGCGTGAGCTGTTAGCGCGCCCAAACAGTGCCTTTTCGGGCATTATCGGCCCTGACGGTCGTGTGGTTGGCGAACCGCTGATTGATAAAGAAGGGATTGTGTATGGCGATATCGATTTAAACCGCTGTATTCAACCACGACAAATGCACGATATCACTGGGCACTATAACCGCTTTGATATCTTTGATTTACAGGTGAACCGCCGTCCGCTGAGTGCCGCCCGTTTTTACGGCGAAGGGCAAAGCGTGGAGGAATTAAACCCGACTGAGAGCGATGTACCGTTTGGGGAGAAAAAAGGATGA
- a CDS encoding fumarylacetoacetate hydrolase family protein encodes MRLITYRSDVTAAARLGAIVDHQVVDLARLAEEQGQYLPDNMLDFIDLGPQGVRAGTELLNGYDGQFPAGTAWPVQNVKILAPIPRPRKNIFGIGLNYVEHVAESSRTLDTSKELPKEPVIFSKPPTTVIGPGDAIEHNAQITQQLDWEVELAVIMGTRAKGVAAKDALNYVFGYSLMIDMSARDCRRAGQWIYSKGQDTYAPFGPCIVTADEIPDPHTLDLSLKVNGVTKQSSNTRHMLFNVNVLIEDISKGITLEPGDIIATGTPEGVGAGRSPQEWVWPGDVIEAYVQGIGELRHPVVAV; translated from the coding sequence ATGCGCTTGATTACTTACCGTTCTGATGTGACCGCCGCTGCCCGTTTGGGCGCCATTGTTGACCACCAAGTGGTGGACTTGGCTCGTCTTGCCGAAGAGCAGGGGCAATACCTGCCAGACAATATGTTGGATTTCATCGATTTAGGGCCACAAGGGGTGCGCGCGGGGACTGAACTGCTCAATGGCTACGACGGGCAATTTCCCGCAGGGACTGCATGGCCAGTACAAAATGTGAAAATCTTGGCGCCAATTCCGCGCCCGCGTAAAAACATCTTTGGTATTGGGTTGAACTACGTTGAACACGTGGCGGAATCGAGCCGCACCTTGGACACGTCTAAAGAGCTGCCGAAAGAGCCCGTTATTTTCTCTAAACCACCGACCACGGTGATTGGCCCAGGGGATGCGATTGAACATAATGCCCAAATTACCCAGCAGTTGGATTGGGAAGTGGAACTGGCGGTGATTATGGGCACGCGTGCTAAAGGGGTGGCGGCGAAAGACGCGTTAAATTACGTCTTTGGCTACAGTTTGATGATTGACATGAGTGCCCGTGACTGCCGTCGTGCGGGGCAATGGATTTACTCCAAAGGGCAAGATACCTATGCGCCGTTTGGCCCGTGCATTGTTACCGCGGATGAAATTCCCGACCCGCACACGTTGGATTTAAGCTTGAAGGTCAACGGGGTTACCAAGCAATCGTCCAACACCCGCCACATGCTGTTTAACGTCAATGTGTTGATTGAAGACATCAGCAAAGGTATCACCCTTGAGCCGGGGGATATCATTGCCACGGGGACGCCAGAAGGGGTCGGTGCTGGGCGTTCACCACAAGAGTGGGTGTGGCCGGGGGATGTGATTGAGGCATACGTGCAAGGCATTGGTGAACTGCGTCACCCCGTGGTTGCAGTGTAA
- a CDS encoding cupin domain-containing protein, with protein sequence MNLKSHDQYRESIAGRADVADTPELVAYYQELADLKTGALWTVANKIEPWQPQSSSVPVLWRYRDLREHVLRSVELVTPEKAGRRVVYLNNPGRQDVAAAVGWLYSGLQVMHPGEAASAHAHSSSALRFIMEGRGAYTIVEGQKMMLEANDFVLTPNGTWHEHGVAEDGLPCIWQDGLDIPLVNALEAGFYKVHPDLHQAHTRPIDYPVGMWGGTALRPHDIGWDKPYSPLFKYQWGPTYEALCRAAKVADGSVFDDVLMHYTNPITGGHVMPTIGASMQLLRPGFVGKAHRHTGSFIYQVAKGHGYSIINGQRFDWQERDIFCVPSWMFHEHVNTSQTDDACLFCFNDLPVMQSLGLYYEEALVDNDGHQTVTS encoded by the coding sequence ATGAACCTGAAATCCCATGACCAATACCGCGAAAGTATTGCAGGTCGCGCGGATGTGGCAGACACCCCTGAGCTTGTGGCGTATTACCAAGAGCTCGCGGATTTGAAAACCGGGGCGCTGTGGACGGTAGCCAACAAGATTGAGCCGTGGCAGCCGCAGTCGTCTTCGGTGCCAGTGTTATGGCGCTACCGTGACTTGCGTGAACACGTACTACGTTCGGTCGAGCTGGTCACCCCCGAAAAAGCGGGGCGCCGTGTGGTGTATCTCAATAACCCCGGTCGCCAAGACGTGGCGGCGGCCGTGGGTTGGCTGTACTCGGGCTTGCAAGTGATGCACCCGGGGGAAGCCGCCTCCGCCCATGCGCACTCATCGTCAGCCCTGCGTTTTATTATGGAAGGGCGTGGGGCCTACACCATCGTGGAAGGGCAAAAAATGATGCTCGAAGCGAATGATTTTGTGTTAACCCCGAATGGTACGTGGCATGAGCACGGTGTGGCAGAAGATGGCTTACCGTGCATTTGGCAGGATGGGTTAGATATCCCGTTGGTCAATGCGCTGGAAGCGGGGTTCTACAAAGTCCACCCCGACTTACACCAAGCCCACACTCGCCCCATTGATTACCCTGTTGGGATGTGGGGCGGCACGGCGCTGCGCCCGCACGATATCGGTTGGGATAAACCCTATTCGCCGCTGTTTAAATACCAGTGGGGGCCAACGTATGAGGCACTGTGCCGCGCTGCAAAGGTGGCCGATGGCTCGGTGTTTGATGATGTGCTGATGCACTACACCAACCCAATCACTGGCGGGCACGTGATGCCCACTATCGGCGCGAGCATGCAATTGCTACGTCCGGGGTTTGTGGGCAAAGCCCATCGTCACACAGGCAGCTTTATTTACCAAGTGGCAAAAGGCCACGGGTATTCGATTATCAACGGGCAACGTTTTGATTGGCAAGAGCGCGACATTTTCTGTGTGCCATCGTGGATGTTCCATGAGCACGTGAACACATCGCAAACGGACGATGCGTGCTTGTTCTGCTTTAACGACTTACCGGTGATGCAGTCACTGGGGCTGTATTACGAAGAGGCCTTGGTGGACAACGACGGGCACCAAACCGTGACCAGCTAG
- a CDS encoding bifunctional salicylyl-CoA 5-hydroxylase/oxidoreductase: MNIVCIGGGPAGLYFGLLMKLQNPQNRVVVVERNRPFDTFGWGVVFSDATLNNLRQADPVSAQTISAEFSHWDDIDIHFNGVCNRSGGHGFIGIGRKKLLNILQDRCLELGVELVFETQVTDDQAIAREYNADLLIASDGINSAVRTRYETVFKPDIDPRRCRFVWLGTKKIFDAFTFLFAENEHGWFQVHAYQFQEGLSTFIVETTEETWLKAGIDQMSQEDGIAYCENLFAPWLDGEKLIANAAHLRGAAIWIRFPRVICDNWVHWTQPSAGKDVPVVLMGDAAHTAHFSIGSGTKLALEDAIELCESLNTTGGDLRKGLEHYQAVRSVEVLKIQNAARNSTEWFENVSRYENLAPEQFAYSLLTRSQRISHENLRVRDTAWLDNYEQWFAAQAGAPSKVPPMLTPFNVRNITLNNRVVASPTLLYSATDGVVGDFHTVHLGSRALGGVGLVMTEMTAIAPDARATLGCPGIWNDEQMAAWQRVTQFVHQNSAAKIGIQLGHAGRRGSTQRGWEQENHPLPSGNWPLVSASALAYLPNVSQMPAALTEAQMATVIDQFVAAAKRADRAGFDWLELQAGHGYLLSSFLSPLTNVRTDNFGGSLENRLRFPLAVIQAVRQVWSKPLAVRISTTDWVEGGTTVDEAVLMAEAMKQAGADLIDCSSGEVSSEQKPVYGRMFQTPMADRVRNEAGIPVIAVGAITDADQVNSIIAAGRADLCALSRPLLADPAWLLHECARHGWDVTWPAPYEYGRQQLLQQVKSNGR; encoded by the coding sequence ATGAATATTGTGTGTATTGGCGGGGGACCCGCTGGGCTGTACTTTGGGTTACTGATGAAGCTGCAAAACCCACAAAACCGCGTGGTGGTGGTTGAGCGTAATCGCCCGTTTGATACCTTCGGTTGGGGCGTGGTGTTCTCGGATGCGACACTCAACAATTTGCGCCAAGCTGACCCGGTGTCTGCCCAGACCATTTCCGCCGAGTTTAGCCATTGGGACGATATCGACATTCACTTTAACGGCGTCTGCAACCGCAGTGGTGGGCACGGCTTTATCGGCATTGGGCGTAAAAAGCTGCTCAATATCTTGCAAGACCGCTGCCTTGAGCTGGGGGTGGAGTTGGTGTTTGAAACCCAAGTCACCGACGACCAAGCCATTGCCCGCGAGTACAACGCGGACTTACTGATTGCCTCTGACGGCATTAACAGCGCCGTGCGTACCCGCTATGAAACCGTTTTTAAACCCGACATTGACCCGCGTCGTTGCCGCTTTGTTTGGCTAGGCACCAAAAAGATTTTCGACGCCTTTACCTTCCTGTTTGCCGAAAATGAGCACGGTTGGTTCCAAGTTCACGCTTACCAATTCCAAGAGGGTTTATCGACTTTTATCGTCGAAACCACCGAGGAAACGTGGCTCAAAGCCGGCATTGACCAAATGTCCCAAGAAGACGGTATTGCCTACTGTGAAAACCTGTTTGCCCCGTGGTTGGACGGGGAGAAACTGATTGCCAATGCGGCGCACTTACGTGGCGCGGCGATTTGGATACGTTTCCCGCGGGTGATTTGCGATAACTGGGTGCATTGGACACAGCCTTCGGCAGGCAAAGACGTGCCCGTGGTATTGATGGGGGATGCGGCGCACACCGCCCACTTCTCCATTGGTTCAGGCACCAAGCTGGCGTTGGAAGATGCGATTGAGCTGTGTGAAAGCTTAAACACCACAGGCGGCGATTTGCGCAAAGGGCTCGAACATTACCAAGCGGTGCGCAGTGTGGAAGTGCTGAAAATTCAAAATGCGGCACGTAACTCAACCGAATGGTTTGAAAATGTCAGCCGCTATGAAAATTTAGCGCCTGAGCAGTTTGCTTATTCATTACTCACGCGTTCTCAGCGCATTTCCCATGAAAATCTACGGGTTCGCGATACGGCGTGGTTGGATAACTACGAGCAGTGGTTTGCCGCACAAGCGGGGGCGCCGAGCAAGGTACCACCGATGCTGACGCCGTTTAACGTGCGAAATATCACCTTGAATAACCGTGTGGTGGCCTCGCCGACACTGTTATACAGCGCCACTGACGGCGTGGTGGGGGATTTTCACACGGTACACTTGGGTAGCCGTGCCTTGGGTGGCGTCGGGCTTGTGATGACCGAAATGACCGCCATTGCCCCAGATGCGCGTGCAACATTAGGTTGCCCAGGCATTTGGAATGATGAACAGATGGCGGCGTGGCAGCGTGTAACGCAGTTTGTCCACCAAAACAGTGCCGCCAAAATCGGCATTCAATTGGGGCATGCAGGGCGCCGTGGTTCAACCCAGCGGGGGTGGGAGCAGGAAAACCACCCGTTACCGAGTGGGAATTGGCCGCTTGTCTCGGCCTCCGCGTTAGCGTATTTACCGAACGTGTCGCAAATGCCAGCGGCTTTAACGGAAGCGCAAATGGCGACCGTGATTGACCAATTTGTGGCGGCGGCAAAACGGGCTGACAGAGCAGGCTTTGATTGGCTAGAGCTGCAAGCGGGTCACGGCTATTTATTGTCGAGCTTCTTATCGCCGCTCACCAATGTGCGCACCGATAACTTTGGCGGTAGCCTTGAAAACCGCCTGCGTTTTCCGCTGGCCGTCATTCAGGCGGTACGCCAAGTATGGTCAAAACCGTTGGCGGTGCGTATCTCCACCACCGATTGGGTGGAGGGGGGCACCACGGTGGATGAAGCGGTGTTGATGGCCGAGGCGATGAAACAAGCAGGGGCAGACCTGATTGATTGTTCCTCTGGGGAAGTCTCCTCTGAGCAAAAACCGGTGTACGGGCGCATGTTCCAAACGCCAATGGCTGACCGCGTGCGCAATGAAGCGGGTATCCCCGTTATCGCCGTGGGGGCCATCACCGATGCGGACCAAGTGAACAGCATTATTGCCGCGGGGCGTGCGGACTTGTGCGCCTTATCGCGTCCATTACTCGCTGACCCTGCGTGGCTGTTGCACGAGTGTGCCCGCCATGGCTGGGACGTGACATGGCCTGCGCCATATGAATATGGGCGTCAACAACTGTTACAGCAAGTCAAATCCAACGGGCGCTAG
- a CDS encoding acyl-CoA thioesterase: MTKYFTKPHKIHFSECDPAGIVFYPQYFVMFNNLLERWVDTLIPQGFAGYILEQRFGLPTVHLEAEFKAISRMGDDVMLELVVERIGRKSLTLCQRCVSVAGELCMQVTQTYVTTSLVTHQAIPIPEALHQALTAQPAV, translated from the coding sequence ATGACGAAATATTTTACCAAACCCCACAAGATCCATTTCTCTGAGTGTGATCCCGCGGGGATCGTGTTCTACCCGCAATATTTCGTGATGTTCAATAACCTCCTTGAGCGTTGGGTCGATACGCTGATCCCCCAAGGGTTTGCAGGCTACATCCTCGAACAACGTTTTGGGTTACCCACCGTGCACTTGGAGGCAGAGTTTAAAGCCATTAGTCGCATGGGGGATGACGTCATGTTAGAGCTGGTGGTTGAGCGGATTGGGCGTAAATCACTCACACTGTGCCAACGCTGTGTCAGTGTGGCGGGCGAACTGTGTATGCAAGTGACACAAACTTACGTCACCACGTCGCTCGTTACGCACCAAGCCATTCCTATTCCAGAGGCCTTACATCAGGCACTCACGGCTCAGCCAGCGGTATAA
- a CDS encoding type II toxin-antitoxin system HigB family toxin translates to MHVISREPFELASVRFPKNAQAIIDAYRTLKRDAYRSPDELKQAFPSLDRMKYREKCWVIDIGGNTLRILFFADFEREKIFVKHISTHAEYNKLVDHYRRTKE, encoded by the coding sequence ATGCACGTGATATCCAGAGAACCCTTTGAGCTCGCATCAGTACGTTTTCCTAAGAATGCTCAAGCAATTATAGATGCATACAGGACATTGAAACGGGATGCATACCGTTCACCTGATGAATTAAAACAGGCTTTTCCTAGCCTTGATAGAATGAAATACAGAGAAAAATGTTGGGTAATTGATATTGGTGGCAACACATTACGGATCTTATTTTTTGCTGATTTTGAAAGAGAAAAAATCTTCGTAAAGCATATATCAACACATGCTGAATATAACAAGTTGGTAGACCATTATCGGAGAACAAAAGAATGA
- a CDS encoding helix-turn-helix domain-containing protein — MIINDAVKAANSLINIVPLLGGSHSRKDYDEAIKLVEYLVEHDPDNPLIDMICAKIDLYEENAPEFKAFNARLNSCDDAVAVLRTLMDQYKLNTTDFKNELGSRSYVSRILNGERNLTLDHMKKLASRFGLPVSTFIR, encoded by the coding sequence ATGATAATTAACGATGCAGTTAAAGCGGCAAACAGCCTTATCAATATCGTCCCATTATTAGGTGGCAGCCATTCACGAAAAGACTATGATGAAGCCATTAAGCTGGTTGAATATTTAGTTGAACATGACCCAGACAACCCTTTGATTGATATGATTTGCGCTAAAATTGATCTTTATGAAGAAAATGCACCTGAATTTAAAGCCTTTAATGCAAGGCTAAACAGTTGCGATGACGCCGTTGCTGTTTTAAGAACATTAATGGATCAGTACAAATTAAATACCACCGATTTTAAAAACGAGTTAGGTTCTCGTTCTTATGTTAGCCGAATTCTTAATGGTGAACGCAACCTAACCTTGGATCACATGAAAAAACTGGCATCTCGATTTGGGTTACCTGTATCAACATTTATTCGATAA
- a CDS encoding quinone oxidoreductase family protein, with amino-acid sequence MKAAIVKNKGETPVYDDVDAPIEQEGYFLINVEASALSQLARVRAAGTHYSSPKQYPFIAGIDGVGRLENGQRVYFLLPEAPWGGMSEQTSVPITHCINVPESLDAALAAAIANPGFSSWAALTRQAKIQVGDTVLINGATGTSGTLAVPIAKHLGASKVIVTGRNLEKLEQLRQQGADEVIPLDKLAEELPRLFNEGIDIVLDYLWGESATVILNGAINVESDPIRFVQIGSISGDAIQLSSKILRSSSLILIGSGLGSVSLEDLVTCVGELLFATAEKGFNLPYQTVPLSQLAHVWHDGGSDIRTVFLVS; translated from the coding sequence ATGAAAGCAGCTATCGTGAAAAATAAAGGGGAGACCCCCGTTTATGATGATGTTGATGCACCTATCGAACAAGAAGGGTACTTTCTCATTAACGTGGAAGCGAGTGCATTAAGCCAGTTGGCAAGAGTGCGTGCGGCAGGAACCCATTATAGCTCCCCTAAACAATACCCATTTATTGCAGGGATTGATGGCGTAGGGAGACTCGAAAATGGCCAGCGTGTCTATTTTTTATTACCTGAAGCGCCATGGGGCGGAATGTCAGAACAAACGTCGGTGCCAATAACACATTGTATTAATGTACCTGAAAGTCTCGACGCAGCACTGGCTGCGGCAATTGCCAACCCCGGCTTTTCATCTTGGGCTGCATTAACTCGCCAAGCGAAAATTCAAGTAGGGGATACTGTTTTAATTAACGGTGCTACGGGGACATCGGGCACGCTTGCCGTCCCCATTGCGAAACACCTTGGGGCATCAAAGGTGATCGTCACAGGGCGTAATCTTGAAAAACTTGAACAGTTACGCCAACAAGGTGCTGATGAAGTCATTCCACTGGATAAACTTGCAGAAGAATTACCTCGCTTATTTAATGAAGGCATTGATATTGTTCTTGATTATTTATGGGGGGAAAGTGCAACGGTCATCCTTAATGGCGCGATAAATGTGGAAAGTGACCCGATCCGCTTTGTGCAAATAGGGTCAATTAGTGGCGATGCTATCCAATTAAGCAGCAAAATATTACGTTCTTCGAGCCTGATATTAATCGGCAGTGGGTTAGGAAGCGTTTCCCTTGAGGATCTAGTGACTTGTGTTGGGGAGCTATTATTCGCTACCGCAGAGAAAGGGTTTAACTTGCCTTACCAAACAGTTCCATTAAGCCAGTTAGCGCATGTATGGCACGATGGCGGCAGCGATATACGCACTGTGTTTTTGGTTTCTTAA